A single region of the Amia ocellicauda isolate fAmiCal2 chromosome 8, fAmiCal2.hap1, whole genome shotgun sequence genome encodes:
- the LOC136755129 gene encoding interleukin-31 receptor subunit alpha encodes MKHLSFAALLYAVIGFFGGCNWSAAVHISKCIVQNTSSSTYMNKSSGDGVHDLDCFLTKQNYNPLHCSWKPGFNTSDTRNYTFIILQEQRESSKVFRNILTTSHTFDVYLNDNMTVLVRDESDYSETCFKGMPNNLVRCDQPRNISFNWNSGLFNVVLVEVKFAEQYEVQYAENNSAAWSQVELDYKNGVVVKGLDPERSYRVRVRCVKKPKCNLCVWSDTFLVPPELTARPEIVKFETKAMEGGKRWFFLSWQMARNWSVNFYNVTVRKQSQREPDLPVITTFPELSLILSGSAYLVSVVAFNSAGKSPPAQRRLAAFENIDLPGEINATVSLGKSFVISWDRRKTQSYSCYAIEWGPARNATDLVSFYLRKPNINNYKIQGTSARPLEPFRRYQFILLLRLEKETCNLKHINDSESTYGRTEVYLQEGSPKSAPSNVSSCNVTASSAVIEWSPVPEEELRGFLQGYVVQYSITNRGDTTLNITVSSHENSYKLSNLSSQTLYTARVSAFTRAGEGEFSHPIVFETEFNESDPVSYSILWILSGLALGFILLAHGGSKAFKRGKKLFWPTIPHPGNSNAIQRIDGSLTQDILDPKATLYEAPMENTDANSLHIIEETMKMLPERSESVNIVQVDEDLPPRSLSEEEGHKDQHYITEHISTDVEPTNVGPPSAFVSDYTTMEHFQQVLSQQCSAKVLRVHSGETPSTLNQDYIRQTMVYSEEDLPVSETQL; translated from the exons ATGAAGCATCTGAGTTTTGCAGCTTTACTTTATGCTGTGATCG gattttttggggggtgtaACTGGTCTGCTGCAGTGCACATTTCCAAATGCATAG TGCAGAACACAAGCAGCAGCACTTATATGAACAAATCATCTGGAG ATGGAGTCCATGACTTAGACTGTTTTTTAACCAAACAAAATTATAACCCCCTGCATTGCTCCTGGAAACCAGGCTTCAACACATCAGACACCAGAAACTACACTTTTATCATCCTGCA AGAACAGAGAGAGTCTTCTAAAGTGTTCAGAAATATTCTCACAACATCCCACACATTTGATGTCTACCTGAATGACAACATGACAGTTTTGGTCAGAGATGAAAGTGATTATTCAGAAACATGTTTCAAAGGCATGCCTAATAATTTGG TGCGATGTGACCAGCCTAGAAACATCAGTTTTAATTGGAATAGTGGATTGTTCAATGTAGTGTTGGTGGAAGTCAAGTTTGCTGAACAATATGAAGTCCAGTACGcagaaaataacagtgcagCCTGGAGCCAG GTTGAGTTGGACTATAAGAACGGTGTTGTGGTGAAGGGGCTTGACCCAGAGCGGTCCTATCGGGTCCGGGTGCGCTGTGTGAAGAAGCCCAAGTGCAACTTGTGTGTATGGAGTGACACGTTCCTCGTACCGCCTG AGTTGACTGCCAGGCCGGAGATTGTAAAGTTTGAAACCAAAGCAATGGAGGGAGGGAAGCGATGGTTCTTCCTGAGCTGGCAG ATGGCCCGTAACTGGTCGGTGAACTTTTACAATGTGACTGTGAGGAAGCAATCCCAGAGGGAGCCTGACCTACCCGTGATCACGACGTTCCCAGAGCTCAGCCTGATCCTCTCGGGGTCGGCCTATCTGGTCAGTGTGGTGGCCTTCAACAGCGCTGGGAAATCCCCGCCCGCCCAGAGGAGGCTAGCGGCTTTTGAAAATATAG ACTTGCCCGGTGAAATAAATGCGACTGTGAGTCTTGGCAAGAGTTTCGTGATCTCCTGGGATCGCAGGAAGACCCAGTCCTACAGCTGCTACGCCATCGAGTGGGGTCCAGCCCGGAATGCCACAGACTTAGTCTCCTTTTATCTCAGAAAGCCGAACATCAACAATTATAAGATACAAG GTACAAGCGCACGTCCGTTGGAGCCCTTCCGCAGGTACCAGTTCATCCTTCTCCTCCGCTTGGAAAAAGAAACCTGCAACCTGAAGCACATCAATGATAGCGAGAGCACCTATGGGAGGACTGAGGTCTACCTCCAAGAAGGAA GCCCCAAGAGCGCCCCCAGCAACGTGAGCAGCTGCAATGTCACGGCCTCTTCAGCGGTGATCGAGTGGAGCCCGGTCCCCGAGGAGGAGCTGCGCGGGTTCCTCCAGGGCTACGTCGTCCAGTACTCCATCACCAACCGTGGAGATACTACCTTGA ATATCACGGTCAGCTCCCATGAGAACAGTTACAAGTTATCCAACCTGAGCAGCCAGACCTTGTACACAGCCCGGGTGTCTGCGTTCACCCGGGCTGGGGAGGGAGAGTTCAGCCACCCCATAGTGTTCGAGACGGAGTTCAACG AATCTGATCCAGTTTCCTACAGTATTCTGTGGATCCTCTCAGGATTGGCGCTGGGATTTATTCTGTTAGCTCATGGTGGATCCAAAGCATTTAAACG aggAAAGAAATTGTTCTGGCCAACTATACCTCATCCTGGTAACAGCAACGCCATCCAAAGGATCGACGGAAGCCTCACCCAG GATATTTTGGACCCCAAAGCTACTCTGTATGAAGCTCCGATGGAAAACACTGATGCCAACAGTCTTCACATCATCGAGGAGACGATGAAAATGCTTCCTGAAAGAAGTGAAAGTGTCAACATTGTGCAAGTCGATGAAGACCTGCCTCCCAGAAGCCTCAGTGAAGAGGAAGGACATAAAGACCAGCATTACATCACAGAACACATCAGCACAGACGTGGAACCCACTAATGTCGGGCCACCGTCTGCATTCGTAAGTGACTACACCACCATGGAGCACTTCCAGCAAGTGCTGTCTCAGCAGTGCTCAGCTAAAGTCCTGCGTGTCCATTCAGGAGAAACCCCCTCGACACTGAACCAGGACTACATCAGGCAGACGATGGTGTACAGTGAAGAGGACCTGCCTGTGAGCGAGACGCAGCTCTGA